The following nucleotide sequence is from Tardiphaga sp. 709.
TCGATCTCCGGCCGAAGAAGTAGCCCGGCAGATGGTCGAACCTGCGTTGTCGTCGAGCGATCCCCCCACCGCCGTGCGTCTGCGCGGTGTCACGAAGGTCTATGACAACGGCACCGTGGCGCTAGGGCCGCTTGATCTCGATATCCGCAAGGGCGAGTTCGTCTCGCTGTTGGGCTCGTCCGGCTGCGGCAAATCTACTGCATTACGTCTGATCGCCGGCCTGATCGCGCCGTCAGCGGGCACTTTAGATGTCGCTGCGCAGAGCCGCGGTCACGCCATCGGTTTCGTGTTCCAGGAGCCGACGCTGATGCCGTGGAGCACAATCCGGGAGAATGTACGGCTGCCCTTGAAGCTGGCGCATATGCCGGATGCTCAATCGAGTGTGCGCGTGAACGAGGTGCTCGCACAGGTCGGTCTCGCGGACTTCGCCGGAGCCTATCCACGCGAATTGTCGGGCGGCATGAAGATGCGCGCGTCGCTGGCCCGCGCGCTGGTGACTGAGCCGGATATCCTGCTGATGGACGAGCCCTTTGCAGCGCTCGACGAGATCACGCGCTTCCGGCTCAACAACGACTTGCTGATGTTGTGGCGCGAACTCGGCAAGACGGTCATCTTCGTCACCCATTCGGTGTTCGAGTCGGTTTATCTGTCGCAGCGCGTTGTGGTGATGACCTCACGGCCTGGTCGTGTCAGCGCCGAATGCCGTATCGAATCCGCCGAACCGCGCGACGACGCGTTTCGCACCTCGATGGCCTATGCCGGCTATTGCCGCGATGTTTCGCAAGCACTGATGGCGGCCAGTGACCCGGCATTCAATGAGACAAAGGCGCGGGCATGAAAGGACTGGAGCCATTGCCCGCAGTCGATCGCGGTTCGGTCGCGCCGGGCAGCGATATGCAATGGCAGCGCATCGTCTGGCCGGTGGTCGTGTTCGTCGCCGGAATCGTGTTGTGGGATCTCGTCGTCCGGATCGGCGACATCCCGCCCTATCTGCTGCCCGGCCCCTTGCTTGTCTTTCAGACACTGATCGCCGACTGGTCGATCCTGTCTGAATCGCTCGGCGTGACATTGCTGACAGCGCTGGAGGGCTTCATCGCCGCGGCCGTCGGCGGTATCGCGCTGGCGCTAATGTTCAACCAGTCCAAATGGCTGGAATATTCCCTGCTGCCTTATGCCATCGTGCTGCAGGTGACACCCGTCATCGCCATCGCGCCGTTGATGCTGATCTATCTGCCGCAGCAGACGGCCGTCGTTGTCTGCGCCTGGATCGTGGCGTTCTTCCCGGTGCTGGCCAATACGACGCTGGGCCTCAATTCGGTGGATCGCAATCTGGCGGGGCTGTTTCAGCTCTATCGCGCATCACGTTGGCAGGTGCTGTGCTATCTGAAGCTTCCGGCGGCGCTGCCATTCATACTTGGCGGATTGCGCATTGCCGGCGGATTGTCGCTGATCGGCGCGGTGGCGGCGGAAATCGCGGCGGGGGCGGCCGGCGCGGGTTCGGGCCTCGCCTATCGCATTTCGGAATCCAGCTATCGCCTCAATATTCCCCGAATGTTCGCCGCGTTATTGTTGCTGTCCGTTGCGGGGATTGTGATTTATATGCTGCTCGCGCTGGTATCCCACGTTGTGTTGAGGCGCTGGCATGAGAGTGCACTGCGAAAGGAAAAATAATGGGGACGGGAATCTCTTCGGACAAAATCGACCTGCTGATCTACGGGCCAACGAAGCCGCTGATCAATAACGGTTTCTCGGA
It contains:
- a CDS encoding ABC transporter ATP-binding protein: MVEPALSSSDPPTAVRLRGVTKVYDNGTVALGPLDLDIRKGEFVSLLGSSGCGKSTALRLIAGLIAPSAGTLDVAAQSRGHAIGFVFQEPTLMPWSTIRENVRLPLKLAHMPDAQSSVRVNEVLAQVGLADFAGAYPRELSGGMKMRASLARALVTEPDILLMDEPFAALDEITRFRLNNDLLMLWRELGKTVIFVTHSVFESVYLSQRVVVMTSRPGRVSAECRIESAEPRDDAFRTSMAYAGYCRDVSQALMAASDPAFNETKARA
- a CDS encoding ABC transporter permease; its protein translation is MKGLEPLPAVDRGSVAPGSDMQWQRIVWPVVVFVAGIVLWDLVVRIGDIPPYLLPGPLLVFQTLIADWSILSESLGVTLLTALEGFIAAAVGGIALALMFNQSKWLEYSLLPYAIVLQVTPVIAIAPLMLIYLPQQTAVVVCAWIVAFFPVLANTTLGLNSVDRNLAGLFQLYRASRWQVLCYLKLPAALPFILGGLRIAGGLSLIGAVAAEIAAGAAGAGSGLAYRISESSYRLNIPRMFAALLLLSVAGIVIYMLLALVSHVVLRRWHESALRKEK